In Sulfolobales archaeon, a single window of DNA contains:
- a CDS encoding ABC transporter ATP-binding protein: protein MSRDLLREVVLYGEGLKVYFSLARSLTEIITFRSGRSVKAVDGVTLYLPRNKVTCLVGESGCGKTTLGRAIIGLVKPVNGRIYYKPSSDEIIKVLEEEKIPSKEGFYDITDVSGKAYKMLRRELQIIFQDPYGSLNPRMTIKEILEEPLIIHGIGDTPDERLEMIVRALRDVKLTPPEEFLNLYPFQLSGGQRQRVNIARAMILGAKVVVADEPVSMLDVSIRSEILKLMLDLKDSKGLTYLFITHDLAVASVICDYINIMYLGRIVEQGPAERVIKNPAHPYTQALLIAVPQPDPKGRWIIKDVPIKGEVPSAINIPPGCRFHPRCLYAMEKCSREDPSFFEVEPGHYSACWLHEKK from the coding sequence ATGTCACGAGATCTTTTGAGAGAAGTTGTTTTATATGGAGAGGGTTTAAAAGTATATTTCTCACTAGCAAGATCTCTTACAGAGATTATCACGTTCAGAAGTGGTAGAAGTGTTAAAGCAGTTGATGGGGTTACTCTATACCTGCCAAGGAACAAGGTAACATGTCTCGTAGGAGAGTCTGGATGTGGGAAGACAACATTGGGAAGAGCAATTATAGGGCTTGTAAAACCTGTTAATGGCAGGATCTATTACAAACCTTCTTCCGATGAGATTATTAAAGTTTTAGAAGAGGAGAAGATACCATCGAAAGAGGGGTTCTATGATATAACCGATGTATCTGGAAAAGCCTATAAGATGCTTAGAAGAGAGCTCCAGATAATATTCCAAGATCCCTACGGATCTTTGAATCCGAGAATGACTATTAAAGAAATACTTGAAGAACCTCTGATAATACATGGGATAGGAGACACACCAGATGAAAGACTTGAGATGATTGTAAGAGCTTTAAGAGATGTCAAGCTAACACCTCCTGAGGAGTTTCTAAATCTATACCCATTTCAATTATCAGGCGGCCAGAGACAGAGAGTTAACATTGCCAGAGCTATGATCCTGGGAGCTAAGGTTGTGGTTGCCGATGAACCTGTTTCAATGCTTGATGTATCTATAAGAAGTGAGATTCTCAAGCTAATGCTAGATCTAAAGGATTCCAAAGGACTTACATATCTATTCATAACACATGATCTCGCGGTTGCAAGCGTTATATGCGACTATATAAACATAATGTATCTAGGAAGAATCGTCGAACAAGGTCCTGCGGAGAGGGTTATAAAGAATCCAGCACATCCATATACCCAAGCGCTATTAATAGCAGTACCACAACCAGATCCTAAAGGTAGATGGATTATAAAAGATGTGCCTATAAAAGGCGAGGTTCCCAGCGCGATAAATATTCCTCCTGGATGTAGATT
- a CDS encoding ABC transporter ATP-binding protein: MPLLEVKGLKIYYFTLRGVVRAVDGVSFTLERGESIAIVGESGSGKSTLGYGLIKLVPAPGRIVEGEIILDGTDIVKLPEEKVRREIRWKRISMVFQGALNALNPVKRIGDQIADAILAHEENTTKKEAIERAKELLKSVGIDPSRVNNYPHEFSGGMKQRAVIAMALALNPDIVIADEPTTALDVVVQAQILNLLKRLKQERKMSIILITHDLSLVAELADRVAIMYGGKIAEIGISDDIYTEPMHPYTKGLLASIPRLGGKRELVWIPGNPPDLRTPPPGCRFHPRCPYVMDICRVKEPPSIPVGKERLVSCWLYERGGS, from the coding sequence ATGCCTCTGTTAGAAGTAAAAGGACTTAAGATCTATTACTTTACTTTAAGAGGTGTTGTTAGAGCTGTTGACGGTGTTTCTTTCACTCTCGAGAGAGGAGAATCGATCGCCATTGTAGGAGAGTCCGGTTCTGGCAAATCCACCTTAGGTTATGGTCTTATAAAGCTGGTTCCAGCTCCTGGGAGAATTGTGGAGGGAGAGATAATACTTGACGGTACTGATATCGTGAAGCTTCCTGAGGAGAAGGTGAGAAGAGAGATCAGATGGAAGCGTATAAGCATGGTCTTCCAAGGTGCTCTGAATGCTTTAAATCCTGTAAAGAGGATCGGAGATCAGATTGCAGACGCGATCCTAGCCCATGAAGAGAATACTACTAAGAAGGAGGCTATAGAGAGGGCTAAGGAGCTTCTCAAATCTGTTGGCATAGATCCTTCTAGGGTTAATAACTACCCTCATGAGTTTAGCGGAGGTATGAAGCAGAGAGCAGTAATAGCCATGGCATTAGCTTTAAACCCTGATATTGTAATAGCAGACGAGCCCACCACAGCTCTTGACGTTGTCGTCCAAGCTCAGATACTGAATCTTCTGAAGAGGCTTAAGCAAGAGAGGAAGATGAGCATAATTCTTATAACACATGATCTATCCCTAGTTGCCGAGCTAGCTGATAGAGTAGCTATAATGTATGGCGGTAAGATTGCTGAGATAGGAATCTCAGATGACATCTATACCGAGCCTATGCACCCATACACTAAAGGACTTCTAGCAAGTATACCTAGACTGGGTGGGAAGAGAGAGCTTGTTTGGATCCCTGGAAATCCTCCGGATCTGAGAACACCACCTCCCGGATGTAGATTTCATCCCAGATGCCCTTACGTGATGGATATATGCCGTGTCAAAGAGCCTCCTAGCATACCTGTAGGGAAAGAGAGGCTTGTGTCATGCTGGCTCTATGAGAGAGGTGGTAGCTGA
- a CDS encoding sulfite oxidase-like oxidoreductase, protein MENEKRLPPGQKKIPRFIIYAELGIPKVDLESYRLVIDGLVRNKVSLSYKELKEMIDTEYVEDFHCVTGWSVENVRWRGVSMKKILELVQPLENAKYLYLISLDGYTTIVDIDSARDEKAILALEINGKPLSIEQGFPLRIFIPKLYGWKSAKWLQKILFVDRYVDGYWEARGYHERGYVWDEERFKSGNSRHLPRRIYR, encoded by the coding sequence GTGGAGAATGAGAAGAGGCTTCCTCCTGGTCAGAAGAAGATCCCTAGATTCATAATTTATGCCGAGCTTGGAATTCCTAAAGTGGATCTAGAGAGCTATAGGCTAGTTATAGATGGTCTGGTTCGAAATAAAGTATCTCTCTCATATAAAGAACTGAAAGAGATGATCGATACCGAATACGTTGAAGACTTCCACTGTGTCACAGGATGGAGCGTTGAGAATGTAAGGTGGAGAGGTGTGAGCATGAAGAAGATCCTAGAACTTGTCCAGCCTCTTGAGAATGCCAAATATCTCTACCTAATATCTCTCGATGGATACACAACCATAGTCGACATTGATAGTGCTAGAGATGAGAAAGCAATTCTAGCTCTAGAAATCAACGGTAAACCTCTTTCGATAGAACAAGGTTTTCCTCTGAGAATATTCATTCCAAAACTCTATGGATGGAAGAGTGCTAAATGGCTTCAAAAGATTCTGTTTGTAGATAGGTATGTAGATGGCTACTGGGAGGCTAGAGGATATCATGAGAGAGGGTATGTGTGGGATGAAGAGAGATTTAAGAGTGGCAATTCAAGACATCTTCCTAGAAGAATTTATAGATGA